One region of Armigeres subalbatus isolate Guangzhou_Male chromosome 3, GZ_Asu_2, whole genome shotgun sequence genomic DNA includes:
- the LOC134220442 gene encoding pre-mRNA-splicing factor Syf2, whose amino-acid sequence MDSTVVSASTSQPGPSAAGKSFAEKHAERMERLKKLHMQRNEARNSNHQEVVAEDERKKLPTNWEARKRQADWLIDDSKAKAEAEAQGMDYNRVKMMKVSAAEAERFDKLRAKKRNADPGFSDYEAQTARQYNRLVKNMEPRDLVKYEEQKQTYGDAFYGGPNVVLQGLHKDTPVAIDKMVKDLEQQIDKRKKFSRRRTHNDDADIDYINEKNARFNKKLERFYGEHTAEIKQNLERGTAI is encoded by the coding sequence ATGGACTCAACTGTAGTGTCCGCATCTACTTCGCAACCAGGGCCATCTGCGGCAGGGAAAAGTTTTGCTGAAAAACACGCCGAACGAATGGAACGGCTGAAAAAACTTCACATGCAGCGCAATGAAGCCCGGAACTCCAACCACCAGGAAGTTGTTGCAGAAGATGAGCGTAAAAAACTCCCAACCAACTGGGAGGCACGGAAACGGCAAGCAGATTGGCTCATCGACGACAGCAAAGCGAAGGCCGAAGCAGAAGCCCAAGGTATGGACTACAATAGAGTCAAAATGATGAAGGTTTCGGCAGCGGAGGCGGAACGGTTCGATAAGCTGAGAGCGAAGAAACGGAATGCGGATCCGGGATTTTCTGATTATGAAGCACAAACGGCTCGACAGTATAACCGGCTCGTGAAGAACATGGAACCGAGGGATTTGGTCAAGTATGAAGAACAGAAGCAAACGTACGGCGATGCGTTTTACGGGGGACCCAATGTGGTGCTGCAAGGGCTGCACAAAGACACTCCGGTGGCGATCGATAAGATGGTGAAAGACTTGGAGCAGCAGATCGATAAGCGAAAGAAGTTCTCCCGGCGGAGAACACACAACGACGATGCGGACATTGACTATATCAACGAGAAGAACGCTCGGTTCAACAAAAAGCTGGAACGGTTCTATGGAGAGCACACAGCCGAAATCAAGCAGAATTTGGAACGAGGAACTGCCATATAA
- the LOC134222579 gene encoding uncharacterized protein LOC134222579, which produces MTDISSEHEAFMGMQQEKAESVVAFHSRLTEKVRLCGYSPGDQERFVRTQLLKGMLNKELAKTARTFGYETNFIVQSATRDEAYESENKNNDNHAQTIHAVTQRGKIDRRHNKHNNPTRSTTAAPVEPHQGSERYGQGRRSRCSKCNRLTHGGKPCPAINKRCNNCSKVGHFAAACRKKRVNFIQESPRGKRKRADSSDWTEDDNLKQSTCGSSGHHKTNSSSRLFGGQRRPSILTRKDNSK; this is translated from the exons ATGACTGATATATCATCGGAGCATGAGGCATTCATGGGAATGCAGCAAGAAAAGGCCGAATCCGTTGTTGCTTTTCACTCCAGGCTCACGGAGAAAGTTAGGCTATGTGGATACAGCCCAGGAGACCAGGAGCGATTTGTGCGCACCCAGCTACTCAAGGGCATGCTGAACAAGGAACTTGCTAAAACCGCTCGAACATTTGGTTATGAGACCAATTTCATTGTTCAATCAGCTACAAGAGACGAAGCATACGAGTCCGAAAACAAAAATAACGATAACCATGCCCAGACCATCCACGCGGTCACTCAACGGGGTAAGATCGATAGAAGGCACAATAAGCACAATAATCCGACAAGATCAACTACGGCCGCCCCGGTGGAACCACATCAAGGATCAGAAAGATATGGCCAGGGAAGACGGTCAAGGTGTTCCAAATGTAATCGTTTGACGCACGGTGGTAAACCGTGTCCGGCTATTAACAAGAGGTGTAATAATTGCTCTAAAGTTGGCCACTTCGCGGCAGCTTGTCGTAAGAAACGAGTCAATTTTATTCAGGAGAGTCCGAGGGGAAAACGCAAACGTGCAGATTCATCTGATTGGACAGAGGACGATAACCTCAAACAG AGCACATGTGGAAGTAGTGGGCACCACAAAACCAACAGTAGTAGCAGACTTTTTGGTGGTCAACGAAGGCCGTCGATCCTTACTCGGAAGGACAACAGCAAATGA